One Saccharomycodes ludwigii strain NBRC 1722 chromosome VI, whole genome shotgun sequence DNA segment encodes these proteins:
- the CIR1 gene encoding Cir1p (similar to Saccharomyces cerevisiae YGR207C | CIR1 | Changed Intracellular Redox state), giving the protein MSANNKLRILVPIKRVIDHQLAPRISSSTSLKIPSYSINPFDDIALEESLRINEKNKGLVEEIKAISVGSIKCKDLLYKALAKGCHQAKLIETPVTSTTLQPLSIAKILKKEVEKNNYNLVILGKQAIDDDNNNTGQMLAGLLNWPQICNASKVEIVDPVNGEIQVSREVDSGEEILKSKWPVVITADLRLNTPRYATLPKIMKAKKKKIEQEKLLETDDLNNDQSLKVLSYKEPPKRQPGIRVANVDELLSKLKEVKAI; this is encoded by the coding sequence atgtcCGCTAACAACAAATTACGTATCTTAGTCCCAATCAAAAGGGTTATTGATCACCAATTAGCACCAAGAATCTCATCTTCTAcaagtttaaaaattccAAGTTATAGTATTAACCCATTTGATGACATCGCTTTGGAAGAAAGTTTAAggattaatgaaaaaaataaaggatTAGTCGAAGAAATTAAAGCTATTTCTGTTGGCTCCATTAAATGCAAAGATTTACTATACAAAGCCTTAGCCAAAGGCTGCCACCAAgcaaaattaattgaaaCACCGGTTACCTCTACGACCCTCCAGCCTTTAAGCATTGctaaaattttgaaaaaagaagttgaaaaaaacaattataatTTGGTTATTTTAGGCAAACAAGCtattgatgatgataataacaacactgGTCAAATGTTAGCCGGATTATTAAACTGGCCTCAGATTTGCAATGCTAGTAAAGTAGAGATTGTTGATCCTGTTAATGGTGAAATACAAGTTTCAAGAGAAGTTGATTCTGGTGAGGAGATTTTAAAGTCTAAATGGCCAGTTGTTATTACTGCTGATCTAAGATTAAATACTCCAAGATACGCAACCTTGCCCAAGATTATGAAAgccaagaaaaagaagatcGAACAAGAAAAGCTCTTGGAAACAGATGATCTAAACAATGATCAATCTTTGAAGGTTTTAAGTTACAAGGAACCACCAAAGAGACAACCTGGTATTAGAGTTGCTAATGTTGACGAGTTACTTtccaaattaaaagaagttAAAGCTATTTAA
- the SER2 gene encoding phosphoserine phosphatase (similar to Saccharomyces cerevisiae YGR208W | SER2 | SERine requiring) yields MTQSYFITCISNDIDKYPLTEKYIDKFINDNKTVLEKDSTVSDVLVLHPLKAIRIPVNSNDLPLKYNPVEVSVNINNYDHFKPKLMVFDMDSTLIYQEVIELIAKYANVEDKVRDITTRAMNNELNFKQSLKERVSLLKGIELPKLLNDICENQIVLTKGVRELIYFLQNYKSTVTTTKTAVLSGGFIPFAKYVQNILKLDYMRANELGLTNHGQTLDGTVIGEIVDGQYKAKTLVELASINNIDIKDTCMVGDGGNDLPAMKAAGYGIAWNAKPIVQQQAPCKLNSDTILDILYIFGFTKQDIDQVLSSM; encoded by the coding sequence ATGACCCAATCCTACTTTATTACTTGTATTTCAAACgatattgataaatatCCATTAactgaaaaatatattgataaatttatcaacgataataaaacagttttagaaaaagattCAACTGTTAGTGATGTACTAGTATTACATCCTCTAAAAGCAATCAGAATCCCAGTAAACAGTAACGATCTCCCATTGAAATATAATCCAGTTGAAGTTTCAGTCAATATCAACAATTATGACCACTTTAAACCCAAATTGATGGTTTTTGATATGGATTCCACATTAATTTACCAAGAAGTCATTGAGTTAATAGCCAAATATGCTAATGTCGAGGACAAAGTCCGTGATATAACTACAAGAGCAATGAATAATGagttaaattttaaacaatCATTAAAAGAACGCGTTTCATTGTTAAAAGGTATTGAGTTGCCTAAATTATTGAATGATATTTGCGAAAATCAAATCGTTTTGACCAAAGGGGTCAGAGagttgatttattttcttcaaaattataaaagtaCTGTCACTACTACAAAGACTGCTGTTTTAAGTGGTGGGTTTATACCATTTGCCAAATAtgttcaaaatattttgaaattagaCTATATGAGGGCTAATGAATTGGGTTTGACTAACCATGGCCAAACTTTAGATGGCACTGTAATCGGTGAAATTGTTGATGGACAATATAAGGCAAAAACCTTGGTGGAATTGGCATcgattaataatattgacaTCAAAGATACTTGTATGGTTGGTGATGGAGGAAATGATCTGCCTGCTATGAAAGCTGCCGGTTATGGAATTGCTTGGAATGCTAAACCTATTGTACAGCAACAGGCACCCTGCAAATTGAATTCTGATACTATATTGG